CTTTAAATAATGACCTCTCAGGGTTTATTATTCAGCACATGAAGTAACTGTTTTACACACAGACCAGAAGCAGCATGAAGTTGGCCGTGAGATTCATAGTGAAAACATACTggagaaatgtttgtttttaaccactCAGTAAAAgtctcacctcataaaatccaTGCCAACTTTAGTGaataatatcttaagaacaGGTTtcaagtctttatctcactgtgagacagactttacaacaggagactgacgtttgtaaaccactcactctcccacaccaaagcccatagagaaaatcagtgattttaacatcacacacacacacacacacacacacacacacacacacacacacacacacacacacacacacacacaggagttgttgatccactgctgcctccatcactaagttcaaatgtctgattttgtcacttcggcttttaaaatctaTGGTTCAGTTTAACCTCaatgacacacagtgaccacacgaggcagcagaggaccagcagctcaaatcactgattttctattAAGTCTATGACTTATAAGTAGATTCCAGAAAACATGAGCTCCTGtgattcctcttctctccaggcCATGGCAGTGTTGTTCTCTAACTTTGTCATCCTCACCACGGCTGTGCTCTTCAGAGTTGTGTTGAAGTAAGTCACCTTACAGTGATATTACGtatacatgaaatgaaatgaaatgaaatgaaatgaaatgaaatgaaatgaaattaaatgaataaacaaagcaTTCCCGGTCTTGTCCTCCAGGCGGCGTCTGTCCTGGGTCCAGTGGGCAGCGTTACTGGTCCTCTTCCTGTCCATCGCGTCCCTGACGACGGGATCGGGAAGCAGCCAGAGTGCTGGCTCCGTCCACCGCGTCCACCTGAACGTCCTGTCCACCCCGTCCAACTCCTGTGTGCTCTACACGCAGCTGCTGGAGCAGATGAGGAACAGCAGCAGGTGATTTATTCACACCATGATTCTgatctgtgttttaaataaagtgcttTTAAAGAACGACAGTAGCTCATAAACAATGTGAGGAGACGTCTCCGTCTCCTGTCGTCTCCTGTCGTCTCGTCAGTGAGTCGTGGTCGTCGTCTGCGTCCGTCCAGGCGTGGAGCGACAGCGTCGCGGGGAGACTGCGGTCTTTCGGAGTCGGTCacgttctgctgctgctgcagtgcgTCGTCGCGTCCATGGCCAACATCTACAACGAGAAGATCCTCAAAGAGGGAGAGCAGCTGACGGAGAGCATCTTCATCCAGAACAGCAAACTgtaagacgcacacacacacacacacacacacacacacacacacagacacagcttcCTCTCtgtaactcctcctcctcctcctggttgcCATAGATACGGCTTCGGCGTGGTGTTTAACGCTCTCACCCTGGGGCTCGGCAGCGAGGCGCGAGGTCTCACGGCTCACTGCGGCCTCCTGCACGGACACAACGTCTTCTCTCTGGCTTTGGTTCTGGTCACTGGTGAGTCACTTTCAGATTAGATGACATCAGATTATTAATCCCACGTTCACTTGTTACAACTGGAAAAGAATCAGAgacaaaaagcaacaaaatCAAAGTATTAAagtatgaaatatgaatataattaacaataaaatacaaaatagaaatataatatgatataaacaTTGATGGAATCAACATATAATAATGTGGGAATACTCCGTTTTTAACGTCATTATTTGACCACATTTTTATGCACGTTTCACTGTTTCTTACTCATGTGAATAAAACACACCAGATGTTATTTAGAATGAACGTTAACGACTGTATAAACAACCAAAATACACACATGactgtacattttcttttaatttacaatatttaataGTCACTGTGAGAAGAATGAACATTTATATCAGACAATAAATCCCTGAGCTCAGAGAAACAGaacagctttattttgaaagatatCTCATATATTGGGACATTTGGACTTTATTGCAGGTATTAACATTACAAAGAATAGGTtttgtcattcattttctcatcctgtcatattatattatattatatttctaaTAAAAAACATAGATTTTAGCagctaaataaacatttgaactcatgataaagaaagaaatgagaTAAAGCAGAGTGGGAATTATCCCTCAGGTTGAGCCAGTTTTTCTTCTATGTTTATAAACGTGTTTATGGATTAACaatcaattaaaataattagTTTAAATGCAGCTACATTACTAAATAAAGATAATTATTGCCTTTCTTTGTCATTTCTGATTAAATTATACctaaataaagtttattcatTGGCTAAATGAgcatttcttttattaaaaatgataatgattGGATGATAAGATATAGTTTTGAAGTCTTGAGACGTGAGACGCTGTCTTGTGTCCCGTCAGCCGCTCTGGGTCTGTCTGTGGCGTTTATCCTGAAGTTCAGAGACAACATGTTCCACGTGCTGACGGGACAGGTCACCACCGTCCTCGTCGCCGCGCTCTCCTACTTCCTCTTTGAGTTCCGCCCCTCGTTGGACTTCTTCCTGCAGGCGCCCGTGGTCCTGTTGTCCATCTTCATCTACAACGCCAGCCGACTCAAAGACCCCGAGTACAGtctgcagcaggagaagctgAGGGTCATCAACGGGGAGGTGTTTGAGAGGTCCAGAGgggtgagagacacacacacacacacatatatatacagtatatagaccagcagctcctgtgtccccgcagctgaAATcccagattttctctgtggggtttggtgtgggagagtgagtggtttacaaacttgagtttcctgttgttaaagtctgtctcacagtgaaataaagacgtgaacgtgttctaaagatgtcgtagacttaaactgacattttaaaaaacaaaccctgatcTGTGACATTCACCATGATCACGCCGTATGTTGCAGGACGGCGAGGAGCTGGAGCTTCTGTCCAAGCCAAACT
This genomic interval from Solea solea chromosome 2, fSolSol10.1, whole genome shotgun sequence contains the following:
- the slc35a5 gene encoding probable UDP-sugar transporter protein SLC35A5 isoform X1; this encodes MERGRSCPTLCSRSSAYTVALGLGCVTMGTSRILLLRFSANAENKYDFLPASVNLFAEALKLLFCLVMSLRVIVREGRSCRELGYSSLSSFLSSLKWAVPAFLYFLDNLIIFFVLTYIQPAMAVLFSNFVILTTAVLFRVVLKRRLSWVQWAALLVLFLSIASLTTGSGSSQSAGSVHRVHLNVLSTPSNSCVLYTQLLEQMRNSSSESWSSSASVQAWSDSVAGRLRSFGVGHVLLLLQCVVASMANIYNEKILKEGEQLTESIFIQNSKLYGFGVVFNALTLGLGSEARGLTAHCGLLHGHNVFSLALVLVTAALGLSVAFILKFRDNMFHVLTGQVTTVLVAALSYFLFEFRPSLDFFLQAPVVLLSIFIYNASRLKDPEYSLQQEKLRVINGEVFERSRGDGEELELLSKPNSDSESEEESL
- the slc35a5 gene encoding probable UDP-sugar transporter protein SLC35A5 isoform X2; translated protein: MSLRVIVREGRSCRELGYSSLSSFLSSLKWAVPAFLYFLDNLIIFFVLTYIQPAMAVLFSNFVILTTAVLFRVVLKRRLSWVQWAALLVLFLSIASLTTGSGSSQSAGSVHRVHLNVLSTPSNSCVLYTQLLEQMRNSSSESWSSSASVQAWSDSVAGRLRSFGVGHVLLLLQCVVASMANIYNEKILKEGEQLTESIFIQNSKLYGFGVVFNALTLGLGSEARGLTAHCGLLHGHNVFSLALVLVTAALGLSVAFILKFRDNMFHVLTGQVTTVLVAALSYFLFEFRPSLDFFLQAPVVLLSIFIYNASRLKDPEYSLQQEKLRVINGEVFERSRGDGEELELLSKPNSDSESEEESL